The following are from one region of the Phormidium sp. PBR-2020 genome:
- a CDS encoding rhomboid family intramembrane serine protease, with product MTFDRLVLWIVYFSTLVFVWRSLANYPKQWGWAIVCGGIFSLSLGLSFVSTTWAAMVGGGLWLLLVLLPILGLRQINQWLKYDEYRRAALLARCLIWLHPADGWGDRVIPLNALALAQRGQTMPAVQSLKPHQTPKSRIYLTAIALEFLIQRQWQEFITWLQSHQEGQVPLNFALYHLRALGETGQFNLMLREFVALSRRLKDLGDFERLSLARLYVFAFCGDSQSVSRLFKRELRDYPPTKQQFWQATADWYGGRSHQAQNLFQDLLKTRHHLLKQDIQHRLETPVEPTPAQLNSLSFHILEQLKVTLTEERRYGTPVSAPPAFGTWGLIALNLLAFYIATRLGGSQNVWVLYRLGALVPSQALAGEWWRLVTSTFLHFGLPHLAMNLFGLYILGKFLESRLGLIRFLLVYLISGIGSMGFITLLALQGGDEQFVVGASGAVMGLIGAIAAIFWQGWRQDKAEIARERLRSIVLIILIQAVFDLSIPEICFLCHASGGVLGFLSGLLVLRKQS from the coding sequence ATGACCTTCGATCGCCTTGTGTTATGGATTGTCTATTTTTCAACTCTTGTCTTTGTCTGGCGATCGCTGGCCAATTACCCCAAACAATGGGGGTGGGCGATTGTCTGTGGGGGAATCTTTAGTCTCTCGTTGGGGTTATCGTTTGTCTCGACAACCTGGGCGGCGATGGTGGGGGGAGGCCTCTGGCTGCTGCTGGTGTTATTGCCGATTCTCGGCCTACGCCAGATTAACCAATGGCTGAAATACGATGAGTATAGGCGAGCGGCCCTTCTGGCTCGATGTCTGATTTGGTTACATCCGGCCGATGGTTGGGGCGATCGCGTGATTCCCTTAAACGCCCTGGCCCTGGCCCAGCGAGGTCAAACGATGCCGGCGGTGCAGTCTCTCAAACCCCATCAAACTCCTAAATCTCGAATTTACCTCACGGCGATCGCCCTAGAGTTTCTCATACAACGCCAATGGCAAGAGTTTATCACCTGGCTCCAGAGCCATCAAGAGGGACAAGTTCCCCTCAATTTCGCCCTCTATCACCTACGGGCTTTAGGGGAAACGGGTCAATTTAATCTCATGTTACGGGAGTTTGTCGCCCTCAGTCGCCGCCTAAAAGACTTGGGGGATTTTGAGCGGTTGAGTTTAGCCCGACTCTATGTTTTTGCCTTTTGTGGGGATAGCCAGTCTGTCTCACGGCTATTTAAGCGAGAGTTGCGGGATTATCCCCCAACCAAACAACAGTTTTGGCAAGCCACAGCGGATTGGTATGGGGGGCGATCGCATCAGGCTCAAAACCTCTTTCAGGACTTACTCAAAACTCGCCATCATCTCCTCAAACAAGACATCCAGCATCGCCTAGAAACTCCCGTCGAACCAACTCCCGCCCAACTCAATAGTCTCTCGTTCCATATCCTAGAACAGCTTAAAGTCACCCTAACGGAAGAGAGACGCTATGGAACTCCTGTCTCCGCCCCTCCCGCCTTCGGAACTTGGGGCTTAATTGCCTTAAATCTTCTGGCCTTTTATATTGCCACCCGTCTCGGGGGAAGTCAAAATGTTTGGGTCTTATATCGTCTCGGGGCCCTAGTCCCCAGTCAAGCCCTAGCAGGAGAGTGGTGGCGGTTAGTGACGTCCACCTTTCTCCATTTTGGACTCCCTCACCTAGCTATGAATCTCTTTGGACTCTACATCCTGGGCAAGTTTCTCGAATCCCGTCTCGGCCTGATTCGCTTCTTACTGGTTTACCTCATTAGCGGCATTGGCTCGATGGGATTTATTACACTTTTAGCCCTACAGGGAGGGGATGAGCAATTTGTCGTCGGGGCCTCCGGTGCTGTGATGGGCTTAATTGGGGCGATCGCCGCCATCTTTTGGCAAGGCTGGCGACAGGATAAAGCTGAAATTGCTCGGGAACGATTACGCTCGATCGTCTTGATTATTCTCATTCAAGCCGTCTTTGACCTCTCCATTCCCGAAATCTGTTTTCTCTGCCACGCCTCCGGAGGCGTTCTAGGCTTTCTCTCAGGATTACTCGTCCTCCGCAAACAATCGTAA
- a CDS encoding NAD(P)-dependent alcohol dehydrogenase — MKAILIDRYGPPDVLDYRDRDLPVAKGDRVLVKVIASSVNPVDWKVRRGDLGLISGFDFPKALGSDVAGIVEAVGDDVDSFQPGDEVFGFISPLEGGAYAEYLTIPAENLATKPTRLSFAEAAAVPLAGLTAMQSLLDLGELRPGLSVLINGASGGVGSLAVQIAKAFEANVTGVCSASNQDRVSELGADQVIDYTETDFTRQDLPKYDLIFDAVGKRSFSECSQVLTSEGIYVSTLPNVELLGAITQTFFFPGPKARLVLAQPKSRDLNSLAELLDSGKVKAVIDRTYALDDIAQAHRYSESQRAVGKIVINIGSRQ, encoded by the coding sequence ATGAAAGCCATTCTCATTGACCGTTACGGACCCCCCGATGTTCTCGACTACCGCGATCGCGACCTCCCCGTTGCCAAGGGCGATCGCGTCCTGGTGAAGGTCATCGCCAGCAGTGTTAACCCGGTAGATTGGAAAGTCCGACGAGGGGATTTGGGTCTCATCTCAGGCTTCGACTTCCCCAAAGCCTTAGGGAGTGATGTCGCCGGAATTGTCGAAGCCGTCGGCGATGACGTTGACAGCTTCCAACCCGGCGACGAAGTCTTTGGCTTTATCTCTCCCCTCGAAGGCGGGGCCTATGCCGAGTATCTCACCATCCCCGCCGAGAATCTCGCGACCAAACCCACTCGCCTCAGCTTTGCCGAAGCCGCCGCCGTTCCCCTCGCGGGACTCACCGCTATGCAGTCTCTATTAGATTTAGGGGAATTACGGCCCGGGTTATCAGTCTTGATTAATGGGGCATCGGGAGGAGTTGGCAGCTTAGCGGTGCAAATTGCCAAAGCCTTTGAAGCCAACGTAACTGGGGTCTGTAGTGCCAGCAATCAAGACCGGGTGAGTGAGTTAGGGGCCGATCAGGTCATCGATTACACCGAGACCGATTTCACCCGTCAAGACTTGCCCAAATATGACCTCATCTTTGATGCTGTGGGGAAGCGATCGTTTTCCGAGTGTTCCCAAGTGTTAACCTCTGAGGGCATCTATGTTTCCACCCTGCCTAATGTCGAACTCCTCGGGGCCATCACCCAAACCTTCTTCTTCCCCGGTCCTAAGGCCCGCCTTGTCTTGGCCCAACCCAAAAGCCGCGATTTAAATTCTCTGGCTGAATTACTCGACAGTGGCAAGGTGAAGGCAGTCATCGATCGCACCTATGCCCTCGATGATATCGCCCAAGCCCACCGCTACAGCGAAAGCCAACGAGCAGTTGGGAAGATTGTCATTAATATAGGCAGCAGGCAGTAG
- a CDS encoding UPF0182 family protein — MPVKLVVQSLIILAGVLFSLDLLAQLLGEVLWFEALGYFSVLLTRLQTQGLIWLVVVGVSLLACWGNLSLAERLKYTSQPLDPLSLQPTLDQKLQPQLFRKEGPKSPDPQKQSRAISLGMVLLIGSSLGGFLGILILYYSRLIQDRWQPDWTVPNISPQSIERLNPLQLLGNLLPITDYPLHWAGLILLPILLLWFPRTLLRGLAITLSLGLGVILPAHWAQILQAFHPVSFQQADPLFDLDISFYVYQLPIWELIEFWTFGVASFSFVAVTLIYLLCDNTLSNGEFPGFSRAQQRHLQGMGSALMGVLALSNGLQRYGLLYSDDGAAYGASYADVTAKLPAYTALSWLAIAISILLLWQALSGTYPLFRHPRARRPFDNRRNASPQTLIPPLYLILSGYAIAALVSTRILPELVQQAIVQPNELAREAPYLDRNIAYTRQSFDLNTIEVQTFNPTATLDEAALAANDLTIRNIRLWDTRPLLETNRQLQQIRLYYRFPNADIGRYSIPREVEEGDLQNLETRQVILAARELDFDAVPSRAQTWINRHLVYTHGYGFTMSPVNTATPNGLPEYFVRGIAGGEDDQDFENPVEAANERIRKSIPIGSPRIYYGELTQNYVMTRTGVQEFDYPQGDENVYNVYDGDGGVTIGTGWRRWLYAIYLRDWRMLLTDDFRPETKLLFRRNIDRRVRSIAPFLRYDHDPYLVVANVEDDPENESQEGAAAVTGNTLYWILDAYTTSDRYPYADPGGHPFNYIRNSVKVVIDAYNGSVQFYIADDRDPIIQSYQQIFPDLFQPFAAMPPPLREHIRYPIDLFEVQSERLLTYNMTDTQVFYNREDQWEVPTETYRDQQQTVEPYYLIMKLPGETSEEFILLHPFTPRRRANLIAWLAGRSDGENYGRLLLYQFPKQELIYGPGQIEARINQDPLISQQLSLWNRQGSRVIQGNLLVIPIDESLLYVEPLYLEADQNALPTLVRVIVAYENQIVMAPNLDRAFDAIFEPERLPDRSIIRSIEGLFPGFADDLPDDAPLPDPQEN; from the coding sequence ATCCCCGTGAAACTTGTCGTCCAGAGTCTTATCATCCTAGCTGGAGTCCTCTTCAGCTTAGACCTGCTAGCGCAACTTCTCGGAGAAGTTCTCTGGTTTGAGGCCCTCGGCTATTTCTCCGTGCTTCTGACGCGATTGCAAACCCAGGGACTCATCTGGTTGGTGGTTGTCGGAGTAAGTTTACTGGCCTGTTGGGGCAACCTCAGCCTCGCTGAACGGTTAAAATACACCAGCCAACCCCTCGATCCCCTCTCCCTTCAACCCACCCTCGACCAAAAACTCCAGCCTCAATTATTCAGAAAAGAGGGGCCCAAAAGCCCCGACCCCCAAAAACAAAGCCGCGCCATCAGCCTAGGGATGGTTTTGCTCATTGGCAGCAGTTTAGGCGGCTTTCTGGGGATTCTCATCCTGTACTATAGCCGTCTCATTCAAGACCGCTGGCAACCGGATTGGACGGTTCCCAACATCAGCCCCCAATCCATCGAACGACTCAATCCCCTACAACTCCTGGGGAACCTCCTCCCCATCACTGACTATCCCCTCCATTGGGCCGGTCTGATTCTGCTACCCATTTTGCTGCTGTGGTTTCCCCGAACCCTATTGCGGGGCTTAGCCATCACCTTAAGTCTGGGCTTGGGGGTGATTTTGCCGGCCCATTGGGCGCAAATCCTCCAAGCCTTTCATCCCGTTTCCTTTCAGCAAGCCGATCCCCTCTTTGACCTCGACATCAGCTTTTATGTCTATCAACTTCCCATTTGGGAACTGATCGAATTTTGGACCTTTGGCGTCGCCAGTTTTTCCTTCGTCGCCGTCACCCTCATTTATCTCCTCTGCGACAACACCCTCAGTAACGGCGAGTTTCCCGGCTTCTCCAGGGCCCAACAACGGCATCTCCAGGGGATGGGCAGTGCCTTAATGGGAGTGTTAGCCCTCAGTAATGGCTTACAACGCTATGGCTTACTCTATTCCGACGATGGGGCAGCCTATGGGGCTAGTTATGCCGATGTCACCGCCAAATTGCCCGCCTATACCGCCCTCTCTTGGCTGGCGATCGCCATCTCCATTCTCCTACTTTGGCAGGCCCTCTCAGGAACCTATCCCCTCTTCAGACACCCTCGGGCCCGCCGTCCGTTCGACAATCGCCGCAACGCCAGCCCACAAACCCTAATCCCCCCCCTATACCTGATTCTCAGCGGCTATGCGATCGCCGCCCTCGTCAGTACCCGCATCCTCCCGGAATTGGTCCAACAGGCCATTGTCCAACCCAACGAACTCGCCCGAGAAGCCCCCTATCTCGATCGCAACATCGCCTATACCCGGCAAAGCTTCGACCTCAACACCATCGAAGTGCAAACCTTCAACCCCACCGCCACCCTAGACGAAGCCGCCCTAGCCGCCAACGACCTAACCATCCGCAACATTCGCCTCTGGGATACCCGTCCCCTCCTAGAAACCAACCGTCAACTGCAACAAATCCGCCTCTACTACCGCTTCCCCAACGCCGATATCGGTCGTTACAGCATTCCCCGAGAGGTGGAGGAGGGCGATCTCCAGAACCTCGAAACCCGTCAGGTGATCCTCGCCGCCCGAGAATTGGACTTTGACGCCGTCCCTAGCCGCGCCCAAACTTGGATTAACCGGCATCTCGTCTACACCCACGGCTACGGCTTCACCATGAGTCCCGTCAACACCGCCACCCCCAACGGCTTACCGGAATACTTTGTGCGCGGCATTGCCGGGGGGGAAGATGACCAAGACTTCGAGAATCCCGTTGAAGCGGCCAATGAACGCATCCGCAAAAGCATCCCCATCGGTTCGCCACGAATTTACTATGGCGAATTGACCCAGAACTATGTCATGACCCGTACGGGAGTCCAGGAATTTGACTATCCCCAGGGAGATGAAAATGTCTATAACGTCTATGACGGCGATGGAGGCGTCACCATTGGCACCGGTTGGCGGCGTTGGCTATACGCCATCTATCTCCGAGATTGGCGGATGTTATTGACCGATGACTTTCGTCCCGAGACCAAACTCCTTTTTCGCCGCAACATCGACCGCCGCGTCCGTTCCATCGCCCCCTTCCTCCGCTATGACCATGATCCCTATCTCGTAGTTGCTAACGTTGAGGACGACCCTGAGAACGAGTCCCAAGAAGGGGCAGCCGCTGTCACCGGCAACACCCTCTACTGGATTCTCGACGCTTACACCACCAGCGATCGCTATCCCTACGCCGATCCCGGCGGCCATCCCTTCAACTACATCCGCAACTCCGTCAAAGTGGTCATTGATGCCTATAACGGTTCCGTACAGTTTTATATTGCCGATGACCGAGACCCCATTATTCAAAGCTATCAACAGATTTTCCCTGACCTATTTCAACCCTTTGCCGCGATGCCTCCCCCACTGCGGGAACATATTCGCTATCCCATTGACCTATTCGAGGTTCAATCTGAACGACTTCTGACCTATAACATGACCGATACCCAGGTCTTTTATAACCGAGAAGACCAATGGGAAGTCCCCACGGAAACCTACCGCGACCAACAACAAACCGTTGAACCCTATTATCTGATCATGAAGCTGCCGGGAGAAACCAGCGAAGAGTTTATCTTGCTGCACCCCTTCACCCCCAGGCGGCGGGCCAACCTCATCGCCTGGTTAGCCGGGCGATCGGACGGAGAGAATTATGGACGACTGTTGTTATATCAATTTCCCAAACAGGAATTAATCTATGGTCCCGGACAAATCGAAGCCCGCATCAATCAAGATCCCCTCATTTCCCAGCAACTCTCCCTCTGGAACCGCCAGGGGTCGCGAGTGATTCAGGGCAACCTCCTCGTCATCCCCATTGACGAGTCGTTGCTCTATGTGGAACCGTTATACCTAGAAGCGGATCAGAACGCCCTCCCCACCCTAGTCCGAGTGATTGTGGCCTACGAAAATCAGATTGTCATGGCCCCCAATCTCGATCGCGCCTTTGATGCCATCTTCGAACCCGAACGTCTCCCCGATCGCAGTATCATTCGTTCCATCGAAGGCCTCTTCCCCGGCTTCGCCGATGACCTCCCAGACGACGCCCCATTACCCGATCCCCAGGAAAATTGA
- a CDS encoding serine/threonine protein kinase has product MASSLLNNRYQILQTLGQGGFGSTYIAEDTHLPSRRRCVIKQLKLMAQTEAKKSIIRERFEREAAVLETLAQQQPQIPELHAYFCEAGEFYLVQEWIEGETLTQRVQNSGPWTPMAVQHLLQQILPVLDYVHSRYIIHRDIKPDNIILRVPDGLPVLIDFGAVKEAVQSNSDLPTASSVVIGTPGFMSSEQAAGRPTYSSDLYSLALTGLFLLSGKTPQDIPSDPASGDLQWREVLADAGVSLPKSLSHVFDRALSFHPRDRFATAAEMLAALSSEGAESQLQTRVVAPAAPSQVVTRVTRVKSAPPSPKPPSPEVSSPNGSELATPSRSLLMGGFLVTGLLLGTLTLGWELHQSRNLEDPPSGGSGRSKEEVSPDDSEPVAPPATADDSPVAPPAPIPQETPLPQDDPEWLEENPLEADDGDESPEESPEESPEESPDDPDLDLIPEVTPDRGEEDLQDDPDLIPEATPDRGELEEDWPEPQTPVPSSQDERLEVSPVFDSTLPPLESEHPEKHFLPSSPNNILGEEKLNPFEGDRHPDGD; this is encoded by the coding sequence ATGGCGTCATCGCTTCTCAATAACCGCTACCAAATTCTTCAAACTCTAGGACAGGGGGGATTTGGTTCAACCTATATCGCTGAAGATACCCATCTTCCCTCCCGTCGTCGCTGTGTCATCAAACAACTCAAACTGATGGCCCAGACAGAAGCCAAAAAGTCCATCATCCGGGAACGATTTGAGCGAGAAGCAGCCGTTTTGGAAACCCTCGCTCAACAACAGCCTCAGATTCCTGAACTGCACGCCTACTTTTGCGAAGCTGGGGAGTTTTACCTCGTGCAAGAGTGGATTGAGGGAGAAACCCTGACGCAGCGCGTCCAAAACAGCGGCCCCTGGACTCCAATGGCAGTCCAGCATCTACTGCAACAAATCCTGCCGGTATTGGACTATGTTCATAGCCGTTACATCATTCATCGGGATATCAAACCCGATAATATCATTCTGCGGGTTCCCGATGGCTTACCCGTCCTGATTGATTTCGGTGCCGTCAAAGAAGCCGTCCAGAGTAACAGCGATTTGCCCACAGCCTCCTCGGTGGTGATTGGAACCCCCGGTTTTATGTCCAGTGAACAGGCGGCTGGACGACCGACCTACAGCAGTGACCTCTATAGCCTCGCCTTAACCGGGCTATTTCTGCTCTCGGGCAAAACCCCCCAGGACATCCCCAGTGACCCCGCCAGCGGTGACCTACAATGGCGTGAGGTTCTCGCCGACGCTGGGGTGAGTCTCCCCAAGTCTTTGAGTCATGTGTTCGATCGCGCTCTGAGTTTCCATCCCCGCGATCGCTTTGCCACAGCCGCCGAGATGCTGGCGGCACTGTCTTCTGAGGGGGCCGAATCCCAGTTACAAACCCGGGTCGTCGCTCCAGCAGCCCCCAGTCAAGTGGTTACAAGAGTGACCCGAGTTAAAAGCGCCCCCCCATCCCCTAAACCCCCATCGCCAGAGGTGTCTTCCCCAAATGGAAGTGAGCTGGCGACCCCCTCCAGAAGCCTGCTAATGGGAGGATTTCTGGTGACGGGACTGCTCCTGGGAACTCTGACCCTAGGTTGGGAGTTACACCAATCGCGGAACCTTGAAGACCCCCCCTCGGGAGGCTCTGGGCGCTCCAAGGAGGAGGTCTCCCCAGACGATAGCGAGCCGGTAGCACCTCCCGCCACCGCAGACGACTCTCCCGTAGCCCCCCCAGCCCCCATTCCTCAGGAGACTCCCTTACCTCAAGACGATCCCGAGTGGCTCGAAGAAAATCCCCTTGAGGCGGATGACGGTGACGAGTCCCCAGAAGAATCCCCAGAAGAATCCCCAGAAGAGTCCCCAGACGACCCCGACCTCGATCTTATCCCCGAAGTCACCCCTGACCGGGGTGAGGAGGATCTCCAAGACGACCCCGACCTCATCCCCGAAGCCACCCCTGACCGGGGTGAGTTAGAGGAAGACTGGCCTGAACCCCAAACCCCGGTTCCGAGTTCCCAAGATGAGCGTCTAGAGGTTTCTCCAGTCTTTGACAGTACCCTCCCCCCCTTAGAATCAGAGCATCCCGAAAAACACTTCCTCCCCTCAAGTCCCAATAACATTCTCGGAGAGGAAAAACTCAACCCCTTCGAGGGCGATCGCCATCCCGACGGAGACTAA
- a CDS encoding DUF4327 family protein → MNHQVIHPMVKVQRQVRSLVDSEIVKPGDRIWKIAFLFGDDWTRIKQELLEFEFSMQDPLSELLAVEVWEEEDE, encoded by the coding sequence ATGAACCATCAGGTGATTCACCCTATGGTAAAAGTCCAGCGTCAAGTTCGATCGCTGGTGGATTCTGAAATCGTCAAACCGGGCGATCGCATCTGGAAAATCGCCTTTCTCTTCGGTGATGACTGGACTCGAATCAAACAAGAACTGCTGGAATTTGAGTTTTCCATGCAAGATCCCCTCAGTGAACTTCTCGCCGTGGAAGTGTGGGAAGAAGAAGACGAATAG
- a CDS encoding alpha/beta fold hydrolase: MTASVSAPDFSNSPTSTTPQFWTWRGFRICYRQQGNSGPAIVLVHGFGASMGHWRKNIPDWAEIGQVYALDLLGFGNSHKPTPGLVIDYTFETWGDLVGDFCREVVGEPAFLIGNSIGCIVVMQTAVSYPDWVRGVVQLNCSLRLLHDKRRASQAWIKQVSAPILQNLLAIKPLGDFFFAQLATPKTVRKILLQAYRQEEAVSDELVELLLQPSRDRRASDVFIAFTRYSQGPLPEELLEALPCPTLILWGEDDPWEPVELGRKLADYRAVDAFITLPGVGHCPQDEAPNEVNPLVRDWLLGQVKTAANP; the protein is encoded by the coding sequence ATGACGGCCTCCGTATCTGCACCGGACTTCTCCAACTCTCCAACCTCCACTACCCCCCAGTTTTGGACTTGGCGAGGGTTCCGTATTTGTTATCGTCAACAGGGCAATTCAGGCCCAGCGATAGTCTTGGTTCACGGGTTTGGGGCCTCGATGGGCCATTGGCGCAAAAACATTCCCGACTGGGCCGAAATTGGGCAAGTCTACGCCCTAGATTTACTAGGATTTGGCAACTCCCATAAACCCACTCCCGGCTTAGTCATTGACTACACCTTTGAGACTTGGGGAGATTTAGTGGGGGATTTCTGTCGTGAGGTGGTTGGGGAACCCGCCTTTCTCATCGGCAACTCCATTGGCTGTATTGTCGTCATGCAAACTGCTGTCTCCTATCCTGATTGGGTGCGAGGAGTGGTGCAACTCAACTGTTCCCTGCGACTGTTGCATGACAAACGCCGGGCCAGCCAGGCTTGGATTAAGCAAGTCAGCGCCCCCATCCTGCAAAATCTCCTAGCCATCAAACCTCTGGGGGACTTTTTCTTTGCCCAATTGGCAACTCCCAAGACGGTGCGTAAGATTCTCTTACAAGCCTATCGACAGGAAGAGGCCGTCAGCGATGAATTGGTGGAGTTGTTGTTGCAGCCTTCGCGCGATCGCCGGGCCAGTGACGTGTTTATCGCCTTTACCCGCTACTCTCAAGGTCCCCTCCCTGAGGAATTATTAGAAGCCCTACCCTGTCCCACCCTAATTCTGTGGGGAGAGGACGACCCCTGGGAACCCGTAGAATTGGGACGGAAACTCGCCGACTATCGGGCCGTCGATGCCTTTATCACCCTCCCTGGCGTCGGTCATTGTCCGCAAGATGAAGCCCCCAACGAGGTGAACCCTCTCGTCCGAGATTGGCTCCTCGGGCAAGTCAAAACCGCAGCAAACCCTTAA
- a CDS encoding amylo-alpha-1,6-glucosidase, producing MADQMIDFFGRCYEITGNRSRIPSTLRQRPQATLVLKFDDVFLTTDHLGNTLGASQATHTGLFCRDTRFLSQSQLILNGQSPQLQHYDASRGDEAIITYTYPPADDPQAGTVEIQRRLILCGGLFEQITLVNRQSTPVSLSIQLEFDADFLDLFEVRRYGDRPQRGKTLRLAEPSTGIRFAYCGLDGALVESVIEFEGQSPDEISDQIATWTLNLPPQIPQHLGYRLTLLTDDQLATQTEPPDSFDIAEKRVEETWTAWKKQTTQISSDNPKINGVVERAQRDIYLLRQSFGEETILSAGIPWFSTLFGRDSTIASSQTLLIAPHLGRDTAISLGRHQGTINSDWHDEDPGKILHEVRVGEMARCGEIPHTPYYGSIDATPLWLLLLADYHAWTADQATLHHLWPNVLAAMDWIDRQVQPTGYLTYLRRSPGGIRNQGWKDSGDCIVDGKGEQVEGAIALCEVQAYVYAAKIRWSQLAGMLKQPDLQQQWQEDAKQLKQRFNRDFWLSDRNYCALALAGDGTVVDSITSNPGLCLFADIFDPKKSQAVARRLRQPDLYSGWGIRTLSCDSPAYEADGYHLGSVWPHDTAAIAVGLRHIGESKFALTLAGNLFEMAQQQPELRPSELFCGNSRQNDRPVVPYPVACSPQAWASGCLFQLIQMALNLHPDAPNRQLHLHDPRLLPHCERLELGGVQVGDASVDLVLEQVQGQPKLEVVNCHGDLTVAIIP from the coding sequence ATGGCTGACCAAATGATAGATTTTTTTGGTCGTTGCTATGAAATAACAGGGAACCGTTCTCGGATTCCCTCAACCCTAAGGCAACGGCCCCAAGCGACTCTGGTTCTTAAATTTGATGATGTTTTTCTAACGACAGACCACTTGGGAAATACCCTCGGGGCCAGTCAAGCCACCCACACGGGCCTATTCTGTCGAGATACCCGTTTTCTGAGTCAGTCCCAACTGATCCTTAATGGCCAATCGCCCCAGTTGCAACACTATGATGCCAGTCGGGGTGATGAGGCTATTATCACATACACCTATCCCCCAGCCGACGACCCTCAGGCGGGAACCGTTGAGATTCAACGTCGGCTTATCCTCTGTGGGGGCTTATTTGAACAGATTACGCTGGTGAACCGTCAGTCGACCCCCGTCTCCTTGTCGATTCAGTTGGAATTTGATGCGGATTTTCTGGATTTGTTTGAAGTTCGTCGTTATGGCGATCGCCCCCAACGGGGTAAAACCCTGCGTTTAGCGGAACCGTCAACAGGGATACGCTTTGCCTATTGTGGCCTAGATGGGGCTTTAGTGGAGTCTGTCATTGAGTTTGAGGGGCAATCTCCTGATGAGATCTCAGACCAAATTGCCACTTGGACGCTCAATCTTCCACCCCAAATCCCCCAACATCTAGGGTATCGCCTCACCCTCCTAACCGATGATCAACTCGCGACCCAAACCGAACCACCAGACTCCTTTGATATTGCCGAGAAACGAGTAGAAGAGACCTGGACGGCTTGGAAAAAGCAAACCACCCAAATCAGCAGCGATAACCCCAAAATTAACGGGGTGGTGGAACGAGCGCAACGGGATATCTATCTATTGCGGCAGTCCTTTGGAGAGGAAACGATTTTATCGGCGGGAATTCCCTGGTTTTCGACCCTATTCGGGCGAGATTCCACGATTGCCTCGTCGCAAACCTTACTAATTGCCCCCCATCTAGGCCGAGATACGGCCATTTCCCTAGGCCGTCATCAAGGAACCATAAATAGTGACTGGCATGACGAAGATCCGGGAAAAATTCTCCATGAAGTGCGAGTGGGGGAAATGGCCCGTTGTGGCGAAATTCCTCATACCCCCTATTACGGAAGCATTGATGCGACCCCATTATGGTTGTTACTCTTGGCGGATTATCATGCCTGGACTGCCGATCAGGCTACCCTGCATCATCTTTGGCCCAATGTCTTGGCTGCCATGGATTGGATTGATCGTCAAGTGCAGCCAACGGGGTATTTAACCTATCTGCGGCGATCGCCGGGGGGGATTCGCAATCAAGGCTGGAAAGACTCCGGCGATTGTATCGTCGATGGCAAGGGGGAACAGGTTGAGGGGGCGATCGCCCTGTGTGAAGTCCAAGCCTATGTCTATGCGGCCAAAATTCGTTGGAGTCAGTTAGCCGGGATGTTGAAACAACCCGACCTACAACAGCAATGGCAAGAGGATGCAAAACAGCTTAAACAACGCTTTAATCGCGATTTTTGGCTATCCGACCGCAACTATTGCGCCCTGGCCCTGGCTGGAGACGGAACCGTCGTTGATAGTATTACCTCCAATCCCGGACTTTGTTTATTTGCCGATATCTTCGACCCTAAGAAGTCCCAGGCCGTGGCCCGGCGGTTGAGGCAGCCAGATCTCTATAGTGGCTGGGGGATTCGTACCCTTAGCTGCGACTCCCCCGCCTATGAAGCCGACGGCTATCATCTCGGGTCAGTGTGGCCCCATGACACGGCGGCCATTGCGGTCGGGTTGCGGCATATTGGCGAGTCAAAGTTTGCCCTAACCCTAGCGGGAAATTTATTTGAGATGGCCCAACAGCAACCCGAGTTGCGGCCCTCAGAACTATTTTGTGGCAATTCTCGCCAGAATGATCGTCCGGTAGTTCCCTATCCCGTGGCCTGTTCCCCCCAAGCTTGGGCCAGTGGCTGTCTGTTTCAACTGATTCAGATGGCCCTAAATCTCCATCCCGATGCCCCAAATCGGCAGTTACACCTACATGATCCACGGTTGCTGCCGCACTGTGAGCGTCTGGAACTCGGAGGAGTACAGGTTGGAGATGCTAGCGTTGATTTAGTGCTAGAACAGGTGCAGGGACAACCCAAGCTTGAGGTCGTGAATTGTCATGGGGATCTCACGGTGGCGATCATCCCCTAA